A window of the Acidobacteriota bacterium genome harbors these coding sequences:
- the larC gene encoding nickel pincer cofactor biosynthesis protein LarC yields MTVLYLDCFAGASGDMLLGALVDAGVPLDEVRRALGSLGLEEGVSIDAARVLRSGVSATKFRVGGPPAEGHPHRHLAGIEKHIRRSALSAAAQDRAVRLFHRLAEAEAAIHDTPLEKVHLHEVGALDSIIDIVGAVHALEFLGVDDIVASPLNVGSGTIECAHGTFPVPAPATARLLTGVPVYSNGPAVEMVTPTGALLVSSYARSYGPIPGMRVERIGYGAGDRDTKGFPNVLRVLIGQRAEHPEHPEHPGHLVIEVRCEIDDMNPQIFGTLMDRLLEAGALDVFFAPVQMKKNRPGTLVTVLCAPAARERVFDLLFRETTTIGLRWQEMKRECLEREIRSVTTPLGEVRFKVAKRGGQIVNATPEYDDCVRLATARGLSVKEVQARALAAWMHAEAPHAR; encoded by the coding sequence ATGACGGTTCTCTACCTGGATTGTTTTGCCGGCGCTTCGGGTGACATGTTGCTCGGCGCGCTGGTCGACGCCGGCGTACCGCTCGACGAGGTGCGCCGCGCGCTCGGCAGCCTGGGTCTGGAGGAAGGCGTTTCGATCGACGCCGCGCGCGTGCTCCGGTCGGGAGTGTCGGCGACGAAGTTCCGCGTCGGTGGCCCGCCGGCCGAAGGGCACCCGCATCGCCATCTGGCCGGCATCGAGAAGCACATCCGCCGTTCGGCCTTGTCCGCCGCGGCGCAGGATCGCGCAGTGCGGTTGTTTCACCGCCTGGCCGAGGCCGAGGCGGCGATCCACGACACGCCGTTGGAGAAGGTGCACCTGCACGAAGTCGGCGCGCTCGACTCGATCATCGATATCGTCGGCGCCGTTCATGCCTTGGAATTCCTGGGCGTCGATGACATCGTCGCCTCGCCGCTGAACGTCGGGAGCGGCACCATCGAGTGCGCGCACGGGACGTTCCCCGTGCCGGCCCCCGCGACGGCGCGGCTGCTGACAGGCGTCCCGGTGTATTCGAACGGGCCCGCGGTCGAAATGGTGACGCCGACAGGCGCCCTCCTCGTTTCCAGCTACGCGCGGAGCTATGGGCCGATCCCCGGCATGCGCGTGGAGCGCATCGGGTACGGCGCCGGCGACCGCGACACGAAGGGCTTCCCGAACGTGCTGCGGGTGCTCATCGGCCAGCGCGCCGAGCACCCGGAGCACCCCGAGCACCCGGGGCACCTCGTGATCGAGGTCCGCTGCGAAATCGACGACATGAACCCTCAGATCTTCGGCACGCTGATGGATCGGTTGCTCGAGGCCGGGGCCCTCGACGTGTTTTTTGCGCCGGTGCAGATGAAGAAGAACCGTCCCGGCACGCTCGTGACCGTGCTCTGCGCGCCCGCGGCTCGCGAGCGCGTCTTCGACCTGCTCTTCCGCGAGACGACCACGATCGGGCTGCGCTGGCAGGAGATGAAACGGGAGTGCCTCGAGCGCGAGATCCGGAGCGTGACCACGCCGCTTGGCGAGGTGCGCTTCAAGGTGGCGAAGCGCGGAGGCCAGATCGTGAACGCGACGCCCGAATACGACGATTGCGTGCGGCTCGCGACCGCCCGCGGCCTCTCGGTCAAGGAGGTGCAGGCCCGGGCGCTCGCCGCCTGGATGCACGCGGAGGCGCCGCATGCCCGCTGA
- the radC gene encoding DNA repair protein RadC, with product MKGIAPHDRPRERLDRVGPSALGDHELLAVVLGHGNRNRTSIELASALLESAGGLHGLARVTADELQDVPGIGRARAAQVLAAVELGRRTLARAPRARPQIACARDVAEQLMPQFGSCAVEQFGVVLLDTKHRVMKTRLLSVGSLDASVVHPREVFRAAVLGGAAAVVLFHNHPSGDPTPSREDSDLTRRLVAAGQLMGIDVLDHVILADTRFVSLREYEKRKVLSEE from the coding sequence ATGAAAGGAATCGCTCCGCACGATCGGCCGCGCGAGCGGCTGGACCGCGTGGGACCATCGGCGCTTGGCGATCACGAGCTGCTCGCGGTCGTCCTCGGGCACGGGAACAGGAACCGGACGTCGATCGAGCTGGCGTCGGCGCTCCTCGAGAGCGCCGGCGGGCTGCACGGCCTGGCGCGGGTCACGGCCGACGAACTGCAGGACGTTCCGGGCATCGGGCGCGCGCGGGCCGCGCAGGTGCTCGCCGCCGTGGAGCTGGGCCGGCGAACGCTCGCGCGCGCGCCGCGCGCGCGGCCGCAGATCGCCTGCGCGCGGGACGTCGCCGAGCAGCTGATGCCGCAATTCGGCAGCTGCGCCGTCGAACAGTTCGGCGTGGTGCTCCTCGACACGAAGCACCGCGTGATGAAGACGCGGCTGCTCTCGGTGGGATCGCTCGACGCCAGCGTGGTGCATCCGCGGGAGGTGTTTCGCGCGGCCGTGCTCGGGGGCGCCGCGGCGGTCGTGCTGTTCCACAACCACCCCTCTGGCGATCCGACGCCCAGCCGTGAGGATAGCGACCTGACCAGGCGCCTGGTCGCCGCCGGGCAGTTGATGGGCATCGACGTCCTGGACCACGTGATCCTGGCCGACACGCGCTTTGTGAGCCTGCGCGAGTACGAGAAGCGGAAGGTCTTGAGCGAAGAATGA
- a CDS encoding DUF4398 domain-containing protein, whose translation MRLRPAAAALVAALTLSCSEPPYKEMHQAKGALDAARAAGAATFASAEFRDAQQALDQSQQAVDQNDYRLALRYALDASQRAQDAARAAADRKAEARGRAERALGAAETAVHDAEARLAGPEFARHRPRELAPARTAIGQAREALQEARAAMEKEAYLEVAPTLEPAIARMASAISALARREPARSARRRR comes from the coding sequence ATGCGCCTGCGCCCCGCTGCCGCGGCCCTGGTGGCCGCGCTCACGCTCTCCTGCTCCGAGCCGCCGTACAAGGAAATGCACCAGGCCAAGGGGGCCCTCGACGCGGCTCGGGCCGCCGGCGCGGCAACGTTCGCGTCCGCCGAGTTCCGCGACGCGCAGCAGGCGCTCGATCAGTCGCAGCAGGCGGTCGACCAGAACGACTACCGCCTGGCGCTCCGCTACGCGCTCGATGCCAGCCAGCGGGCGCAGGACGCCGCGCGCGCGGCCGCCGACCGCAAGGCCGAGGCCCGCGGCAGGGCCGAGCGCGCGCTGGGCGCGGCCGAAACCGCGGTCCACGACGCCGAGGCGCGCCTCGCCGGGCCCGAGTTCGCGCGGCACAGACCGCGCGAGCTGGCGCCGGCCCGTACGGCCATCGGCCAGGCACGAGAGGCCTTGCAAGAAGCACGCGCGGCGATGGAGAAGGAAGCCTACCTGGAGGTCGCACCCACGTTGGAGCCCGCGATTGCGCGGATGGCGAGCGCGATCAGCGCGCTGGCCAGGCGCGAGCCCGCGCGTTCGGCGCGCCGCCGCCGGTGA